ATACATCGCTTCACTAATAATATACTCACGCAGCATTGGCCCAACGGCAGCACGTCCATCGCCTCCGCGAGAGTATGGGGTTCTTCCCGAACCTTTCAGCTGGATATCCACTCGCTCGCCTTGTGGCGTGATTTGTTCTCCCAGCAGCAAAGCCCGTCCATCACCAAGCATGTTAAAATTACCGAATTGATGACCCGCATAGGCCTGAGCGAGAGGCTCGGCACCTTCCGGAATCAGGTTACCTGCAAACACCTCCGCTCCTTCATCACTGTTAAGAGCCTCAGCATTCAGCCCCAGGCTGGCTGCAAGCGATGTATTGAAGATGATCAACTTCGGTGATTGAACAGGTACCGCACCCTGATTTGTAAAAAAGGTCTGTGGCAAACGTCCATAACTGTTGTCGAAGTGCCACCCTTTTTTCAGCGTTTCTTGTTGCATGTGATCACAACTCCTTTTCTGTAACCAAGCGATATCATGATATCCCTTCGTTTTATTTTAGCCTTGTGAACCAATGCTCATTTATGTAGTCGCATGGAAATTCAACGGAAAGAACATGTAGCATGTTCATGATGAAACTTTAGCATATTTATATCCCTTTTGCATTCATCCTGCTGTAACTTTCATACCCGGGACACCGTTTAGAGATCAAGGGGTGATCAAATTGAGAAAATACATCTATTGGATTGGGTCTATAACACTTTTGTTTATGTGCCTTACGGGTTGTTCAGCGGACAACATACAATCAAAGGGAAATCAGGTTATCGTTCAACAACCGGTTGAGAGCTCCAATCAATATACCCTGTATAGAAAAATTACCGATCCAGCACAGGTGCAAGCCATCAGGAACATCACCGCCTCTATCCCGTCGAACAATACTATAGCGGATATGGTGCGACCTCCGGATTATAAATTCTTTTTCGAGAAAAAGAACACAGATTCCTCAGATAAAAGTGTCATCTATAACCTCTGGATCAGTCCCCATCAGGATCAGGTTGAAATCATCATTGAAAGTAAACCTACTTATGTTCAATTAACTAAGAAGAAATCTGCAAAACTTTTCGAACTCATCACAGGTGAAAAGCTTCCGGGGTATGTTGAGTAAAAATATCCAATTGTACTCTGCAGTTTACCCAAAATAAAGACCCAAGAGGTTCATTGGCAAGGGGAGTCATTCCGATCATTCCACCTCAACCAATACATCTTGGGTCTGTTCCATTTATTCAGATCGCATACCTGTTACAAGACAATCTTAAGTATGTGCTTCTTGAGCTTGTACAGGCTGTACGGGCAGACTCTCTTTTTTAAATCCGAGGTTAAAGAAAACATTGAGCAGGATGGCACACAGACTGCCTGTGATAATACCATCACCAACAATAATGCGGATACTTTGAGGCAGCTGGGCAAACAGATCCGGCACAGCCGTGACGCCAAGACCGAGTGAAACCGAACAAGCAACGATTAACAGATTGGATTGCTTGCTGAAATCCACATGTTGCAGCATTTTAATCCCGGATGAGACTACCATGCCGAACAGAACAACCGTTGCCCCGCCGAGTACCGCGCTGGGAATAATCGTTGCGAATGCCGCAACTTTGGGGATCAGTCCAAGAAAAATCAGAATACCTCCGGCTGCAACAACCACATTGGTCGTTTTCACTTTGGAGAGCTGAACCAAACCGACATTCTGAGCAAATGTGTTATACGGAAAAGCATTGAAGATACCACCAAGTACAAATGCCAGACCTTCTGCGCGGTATCCTCGTGCCAAATCCTTTTCGTTAATCGGTTGATCACAGATTTTGCTCAAGGCCATAAACACACCTGTAGATTCGATAATGACAACTGTGCCGACAATAATCATGGTAATGATCGGACCGATTTCGAAGGTAGGCCATCCAAAGTAAAAGGGCTGGGGCAAATGAAACCAAGAGGCTTCCTGTACAGAGCTGAAATTCACTTTCCCCATGATGGCAGCGACGAGGGTACCCACAATAATACCGAGGAGAACTGCGAGGGATTTGACAAAGCCGCGAGCATATCGATTCAGCACCAGAATGAAGAGCAATACCCCGAATGAGAGCGCCAGATTGTCCAGACTTCCGAAATTCTCACTGTTTGCTCCACCTGCCATGTTCTTGATGCCCGTTGGAATTAACGCCAGACCAATAATGGTTACGACTGTTCCAATCACAACGGGAGGAAACAGTTTGACGATTTTACTAAAGAAAACAGCACATATAACGATGAATATCCCTGCTGCTATGATGGAACCGTAAATGGCCGGAATTCCATATTGTGATCCAATCGCAATCATGGGAGTCACAGCAACAAATGAGCTTCCAAGAACCGCTGGCAAGCCAATCCCCAAATACTTCCCTTTACGTGCTTGAAGCCATGTCGCGATACCACAGGTTAACAGGTCAATCGATACCAGATACGCCAATTGTTCCGCAGTCAGGTTTAACGCTCTTCCCACAAGCAGCGGAACCAAAATGGCCCCGGCATACATCGCCAATACGTGCTGAATTCCCAGTGAAAAAATCCTCATTCTCTTGGTTTCTCTCATCCCTACCTGCCCCCTGTAATTTAGAATCACTTTACCGCTGCAAAAATCATGTTATGTTGATTCACATTATATAAACAATTGCGGGAAGTTCCATTATCCATAACATAGAATTGTTGCAGGTTATAAAGAGACCTCATTATATTGGGCATTTTGTACAAAAAAGGGATGAGCACAGCTTCTTTTAACGTTATATTACCTCACATGAAATCCCGAAACACCTTTACTTCTCCCGATCATCCCCATCGAAAAACGTAAAAAGGCCAGCCAGAAAATTCTGGCTAACCTAATCATTTCAGAGCCACCGCCATGGCGACTTCTTATGCATAATATAATATGGACAATATGCAGACTCAAATCGAATAATCGACCACAATTACATTCTCCAGCCACTCATTCAGGGAGGCTACAAATGCCTGATGTGCAGGATGCGGGCCATAAGCACGCAGCGCTTCCTGATCTTCAAATGTCACTCTCAGGCCAAGTGTGAAGCCCTGAATATGATCCGTCTCCTCTGTTACATTAATACCTGCGGTGAGATCCACAATTCCAGGAATCTGTTCCTGTAACGCGAGTAATTGAGCTACCAATTCTTGCTGTTTGACCGTAGTGATTTTATCGTTCAATTTGAATGCGACCAAATGTTCATACATTATCTTTTCACCTCATTCCTTTAACGAGTAGTGATTTAGCTTTTTAATACTCTGCTCTGAACATGATGCAGAAGTTTCTGAAGCCAGATCATATCACTCTGAATGGAGTGGTACGCGTGATCTCGCATCAACAACAGTGCATCTTTCAGATCCTCCTCCACATCAATCTCCTGAGGTGTATGAGATTCAATATATTCCAGCCTCTTATTCATCTTCTCAATAATATCCTCAATCAAATACGCGATCTTCTGATTATCCACCTTATCCAAATGGACCAACGCAGCGTATAAGGACTGTACATTCGTAAACTTCTGGAACACCTTATATATGCTCTGTTCAAGGGACTGACGTCCTTTTTCGGTAATTCCATATGTCGTTTTGTCTGGTCGATTTTCACTCTGAATTGTTTCTACCTTCTCAATAAGACCCTTCTTCAGCAACACTTCAAAATTATAATAAATGGTACCTTCGGTAATCTTGGCATCCGTTTGATCCAGATGTTTCCCAATTCGCTTCTTAATATCATAGGGATAATAATTCCCTTCACTTAGTGCACCGAGTATAAATATTTGAATCGACATGTGACTGCCCCCATTCTGCTAATCGAAGGGCATAGCTTCTTCTTCATCGCCTACCCTCATATCTTCTATTTTATATCATAACGGGCTGTTGTACAGACTCCTGTGTGGTACTAGTTTGCTTGGCTTTTTTGAAATGATGAATGGCTGTATTGATAACAAAGGCTCCCACACCAACCAATGCCAGCCCAACAGCATAATGCACCGTTCGTCCCCCACCGAAGAGAATATTGTAATCCAGATGCGTTGAATAGAACATCGGTGTGATTTGACTTACGAATTTGAAATATCCTGGCATCATCTCCGGTGACATGGACGTCCCGTTTGCAATGGATTGGCTGAGTACGAATATCATATTGATCAGCATTCCGCCTTGACCCAGAAGCATGATAAAGATACTTGTAAACTCAATCGACACAAACAACTGCAAACTATGCACCATCCACAGTTTCAAAAACGCTTCCACGCCATACCCTTGCACCATAAAATAAATGCCTATCCCTACAAGTGGAGCAAGGATGGAAACAAGCAGGTTGACTCCTCGCATTGCAAAGAATGCTTTCCATTTCCCCATCTGTCCTTGCAGTTGTTTCATGCCGCCAATGCTTTGCATCGCATAGATCATGGCTCCAACATAGAGCGCCATGGTGATAAACATCGGTGCCATCTGATTTTGCATGCCTGCTGGTTGCGGGTTGCTCAGAACGATGTCGGATGATACTTTGTCCATGGTCGATTCCACAATCTGTTTCGATTGCTCCGCAGGAACCTGCATACTGCTCAGCACACCCTCAAAGCTCTGTGCCTGAACCTGAGCACCGATCTGCGCAGTGATTTGAGCAGCTACATTTTTCATTGAACTGGTGATCGTTGTTGGGTTCGATTCATTAATCAGGTACTGGAGCTGAGCTTTACCGCCTTGTTCAGACAGTTTCTCCGTAAAATCACCCGGTATACGTATGATCATATGAATATCCCGATCTTCAAGCCCTGTCTTTGCCTGTTGCAATGATTCGTTGGTTACTACCTTAAATGGCAATTGTTCTTGCAATTTTTGTACAAACTCAGTACCGGATTGCTGGTCCTCGTTGACAATGGCCACCGTAAGATTGGTTACATTTTTGGGGATTGCACTATATCCCGACATAAAAACGGTCAACATTACAATCTGATAAAAAACGATCATGAATATGCCTGCCTTGACTCCGCCGTGCTTCAGTATGTTCTTCACTCTTTACTCCACCTTGTTGTTTTAATTTAAACTACTTGAATTAAAGTACTCTTATTTGTTATATTTGTCAATGAGACCAACCAAGGAGGCGAAACGAATGACGAAGAGCTCTATTATTTCTCTGTCAGAAATCACGAATTTCCAATCGAAAGAAGAAGAATTCAGTCCCTACCGTTGGTATCGCAGCATGTTGAATCAGGAACCTGTCATCTACAATGAAGAGACCGATTCCTGGCATATATTCAAGTATGATCTTGTCAAAACCGTGCTTAATGATCACGAGCACTTCTCCAGTGTGAGAAAAAGATCAATTGTGAACGTCGGATATTCAAGTGAAGAAAAAGGTGCGGACAGCGAGCATCACATGCCGGACAAGCTGGATATTCACAATGTAGATCCGCCGGATCATCGCAAGCGGAGATCATTGCTGGCAAGTGCGTTTACACCGAGAAGTCTCAAGCTTTGGGAACCGAGAATACAGGCAGTGGCCGAAGAGCTAATTAAAGAGTTTGAGCATCAATCAGAAGTGGACATTGTTGAAGCTTATACGAGCATGTTTCCTGTCATTATCATGTCTGACCTGCTTGGCGTTCCTTCCAAAGATCGTCATTTGTTCAAGGGTTGGGTGGACACCATGTTTATGCCCACTACCGATGCCACCTTTGATCAAATTAACGAAATGAAAAAGATTGCCGGCGAAGAATATTTTAAATACTTGTATCCCTTCGTTGTGTCCAAAAGATCCAATCTGGGAGAAGATATCATATCCGACCTGATCCAGGTGGAAGTGGATGGCGAGCACTTTACGGATGAAGAGATTGTGCGAACCACCATGTTTATTCTGGGTGCTGGCATAGAAACAACAAGCAACCTGCTGGCCAACTCGTTCTATGCCCTTCTGTATGATCAACCGGAATTGTATGCCGAACTCAGGGATAACCTTGAGCTTGTTCCAGCCGCGGTAGAGGAAATGCTGAGATATCGCTTTCACATCAGCAAAATGGACCGGATGGTCAAAGAGGATAACGATCTGCTTGGTGTTAAACTGAAAAAGGGAGACGCTATCGTAGCGTGGATGAGTGCAGCCAATATGGATGAGAACATGTTCGAAGACCCGTTCACCTTAAATATTCATCGATCGAACAATAATAAACAGCTTGCATTTGGTTTTGGTACTCACTTCTGTCTGGGGGCACCACTGGCGCGTCTGGAGGCCAAAATTGTACTGACCACATTTTTAAAAACCTTCACCAGCATTGAACCCGTGGAAGGATTCAATCTGGAGGAAAACCTGACTGCCTCTGCGGCCGGACAATCTTTAACGACCCTTCCGCTGAAGCTATATACGTAAATTCATCTGACGTAAATTCATTTATGAATTGATAATCTTCACTATATTTTCGATGGATAAAATCAAAACAAAAAGAGCAGATCTCATCTGCTCTTTCTTTCTACATTCGTTAATTCAGTAAACCTGTTCCATTCATCATATATGGCACCACTCGCTCGGCCAATTCAGCCGGGGATTCCTGTCTCTCCTCCAAATTCCAGCGATACGTCACCCCATAGATGGACCAGCTCAGCATCGTTGCCAAATACGCCAATGTTTTGGGTGGCTCTGCTCCATCTGTTTGACTCATGGCAAGCTCCAGAACGAGCTTCTCTAACTGGGCCTTAATATTTTCTTCAAAGATTGGCGCTACGGACTCATATTTCTTAATACATTGGTTACTTGAATCATGATAATTACATAACGAGATCACCAGTTGCTTCAGGGTCTCTTCTGTCAAATGTGCCTCTGCATCAATCTGTTTGAGCACATATTCTTGGAAAGCATAGGACAAAACGGATTCAAGCAGTTCATATTTGTCTGCAAAATGGGCATAGAATGTGGCCCGGTTAATCGTCGCCTTTTGTGTAATATCCTGAACTGTGATGGCTGAGAAATCCTTTTTATTCAAATGATAAAAAAACGCATCCTGAATTAATTGACGGGTTCGGATCACCCGTGGATCATTGGGATTTGGAGAAAACTCACCTGACATATACAAAGTGTCCCTTCTAATCGATCTTGTAATCAAACTTCTTAATGCTCTGCTCCTATTATAAATAGCTCCTGTTAGCTCAACAAGTAATCCGGGGTTAAACCAACATTATTATGGTCGCTTCGCTTAAGCAACACATTGGATAAATCGTCGGTTGATGCAGCCACTCTCCATTGATAATATTGCACTCGTACCCCGCTTGGAGGTGCACTATTATGGAGGTGTTTGACTTGAGTAATCATCAACAACAAGTTCAATCCACGGAAAATCTGTTTCAACCTTATACGATTCATAACTTAACCCTGCAGTCTCGCATCGTTATGCCCGCTATGGGTCGGGCTTTCTCACCCGATGGTGTACCGGGTACCGATGTAGCGGCTTATTATCGCAGACGTGCCGAAAATGGCGTCGGACTTATTATTACCGAAGGTGTAACCATTGATCATCCGGCGGCAACCAGCGAACCGCGTGTTCCCCGTTTTCATGGTGAAGAAGCATTGAACGGCTGGGCAGAAGTCGTCAGACAAGTTCATGAAGCAGGGGGCAAGATTTTTCCTCAGCTCTGGCATATGGGTATGGCTCGTCCAGCGGGATCGCAGCCTCATCAGGAAGCTCCATCCATTGGACCGTCGGGTATTGATCTCGAGGGAAATCTGACGGGTGAACCGATGACAGACGAAGAAATCGCCAACATCATTCAGGCTTTTGTGGACGCAGCAGTTCATGCCAAACAGCTTGGGTTTGACGGCATTGAAATTCAAGGAGCACATGGTTACCTGGTTGACCAATTCTTCTGGGACAGAACAAATACACGGACAGACCGCTACGGCGGTGATCTTATCAAGCGTACGCAATTCGCTACCGAACTTATTCAAGCAATCCGTTCTGCCGTGGGTCCCGATTACCCGATTGCCATTCGTTTGTCGCAATGGAAAATGAGTGATTATTACGTCAAACCGCTGGACACACCAGATAAGCTGGAGTTATTCCTGAATGTGTTGGTAGAGGCCGGCGTCGATATATTCCATTGCTCAACACGACGTTTCTGGGAGCCGGAATATGAAGGTTCGGAACTTGGATTTGCCGGCTGGGTGAAAAAACTGACAGGCAAACCAACGATAGCCGTGGGTTCTGTCGGTCTGGATGATGAATTTACAAGTCTCTATACGGAAGGTAAAGGTGCAGGACACAAGGATTTAGATGATCTTCTCCTTCGTTTGGACCAGCAGGAATTTGATCTGGTTGCCGTTGGACGCGCACTACTGGCTGATCCGGCGTGGGCTGTGAAAATCCGTGATGGCCGTGTGAATGAAATTCAGGCTTTTTCGCCAGAAGCACTTGCTACGTTGCTATAACAATAATTTAGGTTCAAATTAATATTGTTATCCGTTAAATGAGCTATAATTGAACCAAAATACTCGTCATCCATCTAGTTAGGGACAGCGGGTATTTTGGTTTTTTACATGTTTGACAAAACAGAGCGAGCAATATCGTCCAAGAAAGTTCCTTCTTTTCATATTATAATGACATTTAACTTACCAGAAAGAAGGTGCAGCAGGTGACTCGCGAAGTGCGAACCGTCGTGTTCGATACCGATTTACAGCTCGAAGCCTATCAATTTGAAGGTATTATGCAGAAATTCCCCAATCATTTTCATGACTATTACGTCATTGGATTTATTGAGCAAGGCAAGCGACATCTCGTATGTAATAACGAAGAATATATCCTAAACACTGGAGACATGATTATTTTTAATCCGCATGATCCCCATGCCTGCGAACAGGTGGACGGCAGAACTCTGGATTATCGCTGCATCAACATTCAACCTGAGGTCATGCGCCAATATGTGCTGGAAATTACCGGACAAGATTATTTGCCACGGTTTACTTCCCCTGTTCTCTATCAGAGCGAACATGTTACTTCTTTGCATGAGCTGCATCAGATGATCTTGGAAGAGCAAGCTGACTTTCACAAAGAAGAACTGCTGCTCTTTCTGCTGGAACAGCTGATGAGAGAATATGCCGATGCCGAACCGCCCATTTCCGCCCAGGACGTCACCATCGAGATTAGACTCATATGCGAGTACATAGAGACTCATTATATGGAGAGCATTATGTTGAACCAATTAGTCGAGTTAACAGGGCTGAGCAAGTACCATCTATTGCGTTTGTTCACTCGTCAAAAAGGGATATCTCCCTACCGCTACCTGGAAACGATTCGCATCAATCAGGCCAAACGGCTATTGGAACAAGGCCAGCTCCCGATTGAGGTTGCAGCGCAGACCGGTTTCAGTGACCAGAGTCACTTTACGAATTTTTTCAAAAAGCTAATTGGCTTGACCCCCAAGCAATACAGACGCATCTTCAACCATGAAGTGGATCCAAAGCGCACAGCGGATGATCTGTCATGACAGGTCAGAACAAAATTTCCACTGGACACCTGCTAGCCTTACTTACGATCCTGATCTGGGGAACAACGTTTATCTCCACCAAGGTGCTACTGATCGATTTCACGCCGGTGGAGATTCTCTTTTTCCGTTTCGTGATTGGCTATGTGGTGCTCTTCCTGATCTATCCGCGGTTAATGCGAATTACCTCACTCCGAGAAGAAATGCTGTTTATCGGTGCTGGATTATGCGGGGTTACGTTATATTTTCTCATTGAAAATATTGCCCTGGTGTACACCTTAGCTTCTAATGTAGGTGTTATTGTATCGATTGCCCCTTTCTTTACCGCAGTCCTTGCACATTTCTTTCTGGATGGAGAGAGATTGCAAAAGCGGTTTATCTTGGGCTTCGCCATTGCCTTGTCTGGCATTATCCTTATTGGATTCAACGGCAGTTTCATTCTGCAACTGAATCCCCTGGGGGATCTGCTCGCTTTCGTGGCACCTGCTGTGTGGGCGATCTACTCTGTTCTCATGCGCAAAATAGGTGAACTTCCCTATCACACCATCGGTGCTACACGCAAAGTATTTTTTTATGGACTATTATTCATGCTGCCGGCTTTGTTCCTGTTCGAATTCCACTTCGATCTCGGGCGCTTCGCCAACATGACCAACCTCTCGAACCTTCTCTTTCTCGGACTGGGTGCCTCGGCCTTATGTTTTGTAACCTGGAACCGGGCAGTGAGTCTGCTGGGAGCCGTCAAAACAAGTGTGTACATATATTTGGTGCCTGTCAT
This window of the Paenibacillus marchantiae genome carries:
- a CDS encoding DMT family transporter, yielding MTGQNKISTGHLLALLTILIWGTTFISTKVLLIDFTPVEILFFRFVIGYVVLFLIYPRLMRITSLREEMLFIGAGLCGVTLYFLIENIALVYTLASNVGVIVSIAPFFTAVLAHFFLDGERLQKRFILGFAIALSGIILIGFNGSFILQLNPLGDLLAFVAPAVWAIYSVLMRKIGELPYHTIGATRKVFFYGLLFMLPALFLFEFHFDLGRFANMTNLSNLLFLGLGASALCFVTWNRAVSLLGAVKTSVYIYLVPVITVVASALILHERITWITLLGALLTLLGSFISEKKVHRKDHRSTLPELE
- a CDS encoding Dabb family protein, encoding MYEHLVAFKLNDKITTVKQQELVAQLLALQEQIPGIVDLTAGINVTEETDHIQGFTLGLRVTFEDQEALRAYGPHPAHQAFVASLNEWLENVIVVDYSI
- a CDS encoding YhgE/Pip domain-containing protein, yielding MKNILKHGGVKAGIFMIVFYQIVMLTVFMSGYSAIPKNVTNLTVAIVNEDQQSGTEFVQKLQEQLPFKVVTNESLQQAKTGLEDRDIHMIIRIPGDFTEKLSEQGGKAQLQYLINESNPTTITSSMKNVAAQITAQIGAQVQAQSFEGVLSSMQVPAEQSKQIVESTMDKVSSDIVLSNPQPAGMQNQMAPMFITMALYVGAMIYAMQSIGGMKQLQGQMGKWKAFFAMRGVNLLVSILAPLVGIGIYFMVQGYGVEAFLKLWMVHSLQLFVSIEFTSIFIMLLGQGGMLINMIFVLSQSIANGTSMSPEMMPGYFKFVSQITPMFYSTHLDYNILFGGGRTVHYAVGLALVGVGAFVINTAIHHFKKAKQTSTTQESVQQPVMI
- a CDS encoding TetR/AcrR family transcriptional regulator — encoded protein: MSGEFSPNPNDPRVIRTRQLIQDAFFYHLNKKDFSAITVQDITQKATINRATFYAHFADKYELLESVLSYAFQEYVLKQIDAEAHLTEETLKQLVISLCNYHDSSNQCIKKYESVAPIFEENIKAQLEKLVLELAMSQTDGAEPPKTLAYLATMLSWSIYGVTYRWNLEERQESPAELAERVVPYMMNGTGLLN
- a CDS encoding nucleobase:cation symporter-2 family protein, whose protein sequence is MRETKRMRIFSLGIQHVLAMYAGAILVPLLVGRALNLTAEQLAYLVSIDLLTCGIATWLQARKGKYLGIGLPAVLGSSFVAVTPMIAIGSQYGIPAIYGSIIAAGIFIVICAVFFSKIVKLFPPVVIGTVVTIIGLALIPTGIKNMAGGANSENFGSLDNLALSFGVLLFILVLNRYARGFVKSLAVLLGIIVGTLVAAIMGKVNFSSVQEASWFHLPQPFYFGWPTFEIGPIITMIIVGTVVIIESTGVFMALSKICDQPINEKDLARGYRAEGLAFVLGGIFNAFPYNTFAQNVGLVQLSKVKTTNVVVAAGGILIFLGLIPKVAAFATIIPSAVLGGATVVLFGMVVSSGIKMLQHVDFSKQSNLLIVACSVSLGLGVTAVPDLFAQLPQSIRIIVGDGIITGSLCAILLNVFFNLGFKKESLPVQPVQAQEAHT
- a CDS encoding AraC family transcriptional regulator produces the protein MTREVRTVVFDTDLQLEAYQFEGIMQKFPNHFHDYYVIGFIEQGKRHLVCNNEEYILNTGDMIIFNPHDPHACEQVDGRTLDYRCINIQPEVMRQYVLEITGQDYLPRFTSPVLYQSEHVTSLHELHQMILEEQADFHKEELLLFLLEQLMREYADAEPPISAQDVTIEIRLICEYIETHYMESIMLNQLVELTGLSKYHLLRLFTRQKGISPYRYLETIRINQAKRLLEQGQLPIEVAAQTGFSDQSHFTNFFKKLIGLTPKQYRRIFNHEVDPKRTADDLS
- a CDS encoding PadR family transcriptional regulator; this encodes MSIQIFILGALSEGNYYPYDIKKRIGKHLDQTDAKITEGTIYYNFEVLLKKGLIEKVETIQSENRPDKTTYGITEKGRQSLEQSIYKVFQKFTNVQSLYAALVHLDKVDNQKIAYLIEDIIEKMNKRLEYIESHTPQEIDVEEDLKDALLLMRDHAYHSIQSDMIWLQKLLHHVQSRVLKS
- a CDS encoding cytochrome P450, translated to MTKSSIISLSEITNFQSKEEEFSPYRWYRSMLNQEPVIYNEETDSWHIFKYDLVKTVLNDHEHFSSVRKRSIVNVGYSSEEKGADSEHHMPDKLDIHNVDPPDHRKRRSLLASAFTPRSLKLWEPRIQAVAEELIKEFEHQSEVDIVEAYTSMFPVIIMSDLLGVPSKDRHLFKGWVDTMFMPTTDATFDQINEMKKIAGEEYFKYLYPFVVSKRSNLGEDIISDLIQVEVDGEHFTDEEIVRTTMFILGAGIETTSNLLANSFYALLYDQPELYAELRDNLELVPAAVEEMLRYRFHISKMDRMVKEDNDLLGVKLKKGDAIVAWMSAANMDENMFEDPFTLNIHRSNNNKQLAFGFGTHFCLGAPLARLEAKIVLTTFLKTFTSIEPVEGFNLEENLTASAAGQSLTTLPLKLYT
- a CDS encoding NADH:flavin oxidoreductase, whose amino-acid sequence is MSNHQQQVQSTENLFQPYTIHNLTLQSRIVMPAMGRAFSPDGVPGTDVAAYYRRRAENGVGLIITEGVTIDHPAATSEPRVPRFHGEEALNGWAEVVRQVHEAGGKIFPQLWHMGMARPAGSQPHQEAPSIGPSGIDLEGNLTGEPMTDEEIANIIQAFVDAAVHAKQLGFDGIEIQGAHGYLVDQFFWDRTNTRTDRYGGDLIKRTQFATELIQAIRSAVGPDYPIAIRLSQWKMSDYYVKPLDTPDKLELFLNVLVEAGVDIFHCSTRRFWEPEYEGSELGFAGWVKKLTGKPTIAVGSVGLDDEFTSLYTEGKGAGHKDLDDLLLRLDQQEFDLVAVGRALLADPAWAVKIRDGRVNEIQAFSPEALATLL